The following proteins are encoded in a genomic region of Brachypodium distachyon strain Bd21 chromosome 1, Brachypodium_distachyon_v3.0, whole genome shotgun sequence:
- the LOC100836927 gene encoding pentatricopeptide repeat-containing protein At2g16880, protein MDTPPSTSASAAGASDPDSALVASVADALVSASRLPAPPPMPDLLAAHLPRLTASHHPRVLSLAASNPGLASPLPLLAYRSLVSPPSCLPSLLPLLPVLPYRHLFPLLLSFVPLDPLRSLHRHLLGNLPSTPLADAALSAYSRLRLPHLAAQLLHSLRRRVRVRPSLQAANAVLSALARSPSTSPQASLDAFRSIVALRLHPNHYTFNLLVHTHCSKGTLADALSTLSTMQGFGLSPDAVTYNTLLNAHCRKGMLGEARALLARMKKDGVAPTRPTYNTLVSAYARLGWIKQATKVVEAMTANGFEPDLWTYNVLAAGLCQAGKVDEAFRLKDEMERLGTLLPDVVTYNTLADACFKCRCSSDALRLLEEMREKGVKATLVTHNIVIKGLCKDGELEGALGCLNKMADDGLAPDVITYNTLIHAHCKAGNIAKAYTLMDEMVRRGLKLDTFTLNTVLYNLCKEKRYEEAQGLLQSPPQRGFMPDEVSYGTVMAAYFKEYNSEPALRLWDEMIEKKLTPSISTYNTLIKGLSRMGRLKEAIDKLNELMEKGLVPDDTTYNIIIHAYCKEGDLENAFQFHNKMVENSFKPDVVTCNTLMNGLCLNGKLDKALKLFESWVEKGKKVDVITYNTLIQTMCKDGDVDTALHFFADMEARGLQPDAFTYNVVLSALSEAGRTEEAQNMLHKLAESGTLSQSFSSPLLKPSSVDEAESGKDAKTEEETVENPQDSASEAYTKLVNGLCTSGQFKEAKAILDEMMQKGMSVDSSTYITLMEGLVKRQKRLTHAVG, encoded by the coding sequence ATGGACACCccgccgtccacctccgcctcggcTGCAGGTGCCTCCGACCCGGACTCCGCGCTCGTCGCGTCCGTGGCGGACGCGCTCGTCTCGGCGTCCCGCCtgcccgccccgccgcccatGCCCGACCTCCTGGCCGCCCACCTCCCGCGCCTCACCGCCTCCCACCACCCGCGCGtgctctccctcgccgcctccaACCCGGGGCTCGCCTCGCCGCTTCCGCTCCTCGCTTACCGCAGCCTCGTGTCGCCGCCCTCCTGCCTCCCGTCcctcctcccgctcctccCCGTCCTCCCCTACCGCCACCTCTTCCCGCTGCTCCTCTCCTTCGTCCCGCTCGACCCGCTCCGCAGCCTCCACCGGCACCTCCTCGGCAACCTCCCCTCGACGccgctcgccgacgccgcgctctccgcctactcccgcctccgcctcccccacCTCGCCGCGCAGCTCCTCcactccctccgccgccgcgtccgcgtCCGCCCCTCCCTCCAGGCCGCCAACGCCGTCCTCTCCGCGCTCGCGCGCAGCCCCTCCACCTCGCCGCAGGCCTCCCTCGACGCCTTCCGCTCCATCGTCGCGCTCCGCCTCCACCCCAACCACTACACCTTCAACCTCCTCGTGCACACGCACTGCTCCAAGGGCACGCTCGCCGACGCCCTCTCCACGCTCTCCACCATGCAGGGCTTCGGCCTTTCCCCCGACGCCGTCACCTACAACACGCTCCTCAACGCGCACTGCCGGAAGGGCATGCTCGGGGAGGCGCGCGCGCTGCTGGCGAGGATGAAGAAAGATGGGGTCGCGCCTACACGACCGACGTACAATACCCTCGTTTCGGCCTACGCGAGGCTCGGGTGGATCAAGCAGGCGACCAAGGTCGTGGAGGCCATGACAGCCAATGGCTTTGAGCCCGACCTGTGGACGTACAATGTGCTTGCCGCTGGTCTGTGCCAGGCTGGGAAGGTGGACGAGGCGTTTAGGCTGAAGGATGAGATGGAGCGGCTCGGCACTCTGTTGCCTGATGTAGTGACCTACAATACGCTTGCTGATGCCTGCTTTAAGTGCCGGTGCTCGTCTGATGCACTAAGGCTGCTCGAGGAAATGCGTGAGAAGGGGGTGAAGGCGACTTTGGTCACGCATAACATCGTTATCAAGGGGCTGTGCAAGGATGGGGAATTGGAGGGGGCGTTGGGGTGTTTGAACAAGATGGCAGATGATGGTTTAGCACCAGATGTGATCACATATAATACATTGATTCATGCACACTGCAAGGCTGGCAACATTGCCAAAGCATATACACTAATGGATGAGATGGTCAGGAGAGGACTCAAATTGGATACATTCACACTTAATACTGTGCTGTATAACCTGTGCAAGGAGAAGCGTTATGAAGAGGCTCAAGGGCTGTTGCAGTCTCCACCACAGAGGGGTTTCATGCCTGATGAAGTCAGCTATGGTACAGTGATGGCAGCCTATTTCAAGGAGTATAATTCGGAGCCTGCTCTGCGTCTGTGGGATGAGATGATTGAGAAGAAGTTGACGCCAAGCATTTCGACTTACAACACATTGATCAAGGGTCTTTCCAGAATGGGGAGGTTGAAAGAGGCGATTGATAAGTTGAATGAGCTCATGGAGAAGGGGCTGGTGCCAGATGACACCACATACAATATCATCATCCATGCCTACTGCAAGGAAGGGGACTTGGAAAATGCCTTCCAGTTCCACAACAAGATGGTCGAAAATTCCTTTAAGCCGGATGTTGTCACCTGCAACACTCTGATGAATGGATTGTGTCTGAATGGAAAGCTCGACAAAGCATTGAAGCTCTTTGAGTCATGGGTAGAGAAAGGGAAGAAGGTTGATGTTATCACGTATAACACCCTAATTCAAACTATGTGCAAAGATGGGGATGTCGATACTGCTTTGCACTTTTTCGCTGACATGGAGGCTAGGGGATTGCAGCCTGATGCATTTACTTACAATGTTGTGTTATCTGCACTATCTGAGGCAGGGAGAACAGAAGAAGCGCAGAATATGCTGCATAAGTTAGCTGAGAGTGGAACATTGTCTCAAAGTTTTTCCTCTCCCCTCTTAAAGCCTTCTTCCGTGGATGAAGCAGAATCAGGGAAGGATGCTAAAACTGAGGAAGAAACAGTTGAAAATCCACAAGATAGTGCTTCAGAGGCATACACGAAACTCGTAAATGGGCTATGCACCAGTGGGCAATTTAAAGAAGCTAAGGCCATTTTGGATGAGATGATGCAAAAGGGAATGTCTGTGGACAGTTCAACGTATATTACTTTGATGGAAGGGCTTGTCAAGAGACAGAAAAGGCTAACTCATGCAGTTGGGTAG
- the LOC100827817 gene encoding uncharacterized protein LOC100827817, which yields MMMAKMLLLFLLVALMEGSMVMSLPYDYSASVECLAEPPEPQYGGGIVRNAGFSAGLLGWSPFGYSSVAEATSVTTGNSYAVARNRTKPYQSVSQKVYLQNDTHYTLSAWLQVSGSFAVDVLAVVKTAHGFVHAGGVVAKPGCWSMLKGGLTSAKAGRAELYFESNATVDIMVDSVSLKPFTKAEWSSHRAESTSKLRRKTVRLQATDSSGTPLQGASMSVETVRSSFPVGAAMSREILSNAAYQSWFTSRFTVTTFENEMKWYSTEPSPGKEDYSVADAMLALAKQHGIGVRGHNVFWDDPKQQPRWVQALPYTDLLAASSRRIRSFVSRYAGEVIAWDVVNENLHFSFFERQFGWDASTAFYAAARLLDGAPGALMFMNEFNTLEQPGDMAAQPARYVQRLKQIISSYPENGAGMAIGLEGHFTNPVNIPYMRAALDTLSQVGLPVWLTEVDVAAGPQQAAHLEEVLREAYAHPAVQGVILWSAWHPQGCYVMCLTDNSFVNLPQGDVVDRLLAEWKTAAQVGVTDAQGYFQAELVHGEYKVTVTHPSLNASVEQSVMVEPGLGEHYFIQA from the exons ATGATGATGGCGAAAATGCTGCTCTTGTTCTTGTTGGTTGCTCTGATGGAAG GTTCCATGGTGATGTCTCTTCCTTACGATTATTCGGCAAGCGTCGAG TGTTTGGCGGAGCCGCCGGAGCCCCAGTACGGCGGCGGAATCGTCCGCAACGCCGGCTTCAGCGCCGGGCTCCTGGGCTGGTCGCCGTTCGGGTACAGCAGCGTCGCCGAGGCCACGTCGGTGACGACGGGGAACAGCTACGCCGTGGCGAGGAACCGGACGAAGCCGTACCAGAGCGTGAGCCAGAAGGTGTACCTGCAGAACGACACGCACTACACTCTCTCAG CGTGGTTGCAGGTGAGTGGAAGCTTCGCCGTGGACGTGCTGGCGGTGGTGAAGACGGCCCATGGCTTCGTCCACGCCGGCGGGGTGGTGGCCAAGCCCGGCTGCTGGTCCATGCTCAAGGGCGGGCTCACCTCCGCCAAGGCCGGCCGCGCCGAGCTCTACTTCGAG AGCAACGCGACGGTGGACATAATGGTGGACAGCGTGTCCCTGAAGCCCTTCACCAAGGCCGAGTGGTCATCACACCGCGCCGAATCGACTTCGAAGCTTCGCCGGAAGACGGTGCGGCTCCAGGCAACAGACTCGTCTGGCACCCCTCTGCAGGGGGCCTCCATGTCCGTGGAGACGGTCCGCAGCAGCTTCCCCGTGGGCGCGGCCATGAGCCGCGAGATCCTGAGCAACGCGGCCTACCAGTCCTGGTTCACCTCCCGCTTCACGGTGACCACCTTCGAGAACGAGATGAAGTGGTACAGCACGGAGCCGTCCCCGGGCAAAGAGGACTACTCCGTGGCCGACGCCATGCTGGCGCTGGCCAAGCAGCACGGCATCGGGGTCCGCGGCCACAACGTGTTCTGGGACGACCCGAAGCAGCAGCCACGGTGGGTGCAGGCTCTGCCATACACGGATCTCCTGGCGGCGTCGTCCCGCCGGATCCGGTCCTTCGTGTCCCGTTACGCGGGGGAAGTGATCGCGTGGGACGTGGTGAACGAGAACCTGCACTTCTCCTTCTTCGAGCGCCAGTTCGGGTGGGACGCCTCCACGGCATTCTACGCGGCGGCGCGACTCCTGGACGGGGCGCCCGGGGCGCTCATGTTCATGAACGAGTTCAACACGCTGGAGCAGCCAGGGGACATGGCCGCGCAGCCGGCGAGATACGTGCAGCGGCTGAAGCAGATCATCAGCTCCTACCCGGAGAACGGAGCCGGCATGGCGATCGGGCTCGAGGGACACTTCACGAACCCGGTGAACATCCCTTACATGCGGGCGGCGCTGGACACGCTGTCGCAGGTGGGGCTGCCGGTGTGGCTGACGGAGGTTGACGTGGCGGCGGGCCCGCAGCAGGCGGCGCACCTAGAGGAGGTGCTGAGGGAGGCCTACGCGCACCCGGCGGTGCAGGGGGTCATCCTCTGGTCCGCGTGGCACCCGCAGGGCTGCTACGTCATGTGCCTCACGGACAACAGCTTCGTGAACCTGCCTCAGGGGGATGTGGTGGACCGGCTGCTTGCGGAgtggaagacggcggcgcaggtTGGGGTCACGGACGCCCAGGGCTACTTCCAGGCAGAGCTCGTCCATGGCGAGTACAAGGTCACCGTGACCCACCCGTCGCTCAACGCCTCCGTTGAGCAGAGCGTTATGGTTGAGCCGGGATTAGGGGAGCACTACTTCATCCAGGCCTAG
- the LOC100828427 gene encoding uncharacterized protein LOC100828427: MGGGGGSPTASGSSSDDDGDATWKAAIDSVATTGFGYPLPNGAAKAAAGGGGGEANHGLEQQPLEEKTQAPGLKLYQIKVRNMLDDVLEKNLEIVRTPCLNLADPMEIDGVIKLFKKAPPGIRIEDIDKYHVQLKRPRILPWSEIDEKSKKFRHMLQSVVVDGDDVLVSAKEASQISLAKLEARETAAKAKAKREEERVKELKKVRGEKWLPSIARQMKKEKALEQRK; this comes from the exons atggggggcggcggcggtagccCTACGgcgagcggcagcagcagcgacgaTGACGGGGACGCGACGTGGAAGGCGGCCATCGACTCCGTCGCCACCACGGGGTTCGGCTACCCGTTGCCTAACGGCGCGGCGAAGGCAGCCgctggaggtggcggcggcgaggctaACCACGGCTTGGAGCAGCAGCCGCTGGAGGAGAAGACGCAAGCGCCTGGTCTTAAGCTATACCAGATCAAG GTAAGAAATATGTTGGATGATGTGTTAGAGAAAAACCTTGAAATTGTCAGAACTCCTTGCTTGAACTTGGCTGACCCTATGGAAATAGATGGAGTGATAAAATTATTCAAGAAGGCACCACCTGGCATCAGAATTGAGGACATAG ACAAATACCACGTGCAACTCAAGAGACCCAGAATTCTGCCTTGGTCTGAGATTGACGAGAAATCAAAGAAG TTCAGGCATATGCTTCAGtctgttgttgttgatggTGACGACGTACTTGTTTCCGCAAAAGAAGCATCCCAGATTTCATTGGCCAAACTGGAAGCTAGAGAAACTGCAGCAAAGGCCAAAGCCAAGAGGGAGGAAGAACGGGTGAAGGAGCTGAAGAAGGTCAGGGGAGAGAAATGGCTTCCTTCTATTGCTAGACAAATGAAG AAAGAAAAAGCTTTGGAGCAACGGAAGTGA
- the LOC100828128 gene encoding elongator complex protein 5: MADAAVRCLRDGRLDGEHAPALAVEGSLQCCPLAARAMLHVVATVATHVAAGKAQARGLVVVAFDRSPEVYLDFMRRRGLDSNSLGRCVRILDCYSDPLGWKQNIQSQQHQEDNGTPYSAKKDNITIFRSVKAVDKLLCSIIDLGTGFEGEGKTYFSVAVDSISSMLRHASVQSISGLLSNLRSHDQISSILWLMHSDLHEPKFSRAFECLSTMVASVKPEVVDSVYGEERIGNISFLEHNYSKAKFHVRLKRRNGRVKHLYEELHVEGYDVKIISISSVSTEVNQSLLPKVQFNLELSEKERSDRAKVVLPFEHQGKDEPIRIYDGRRSLPEAPLDPNLTTKPPLDEIKAPKPATAKGEIHYIRDSDDERPDSDEDPDDDLDI, encoded by the exons ATGGCGGATGCGGCCGTGAGATGCCTCCGGGACGGCCGCCTGGACGGCGAGCACGCGCCAGCGCTGGCCGTGGAGGGCTCCCTCCAGTGCTGTCCTCTCGCCGCGCGTGCCATGCTCCACGTCGTGGCCACCGTCGCCACCCACGTGGCTGCGGGGAAGGCGCAGGCCAG GGGACTTGTGGTTGTGGCCTTTGATCGGAGCCCGGAAGTTTACTTGGATTTCATGCGGCGGCGTGGACTCGATTCAAATTCTTTGGGTCGATG TGTTCGGATATTGGATTGCTATTCAGACCCACTTGGGTGGAAGCAGAATATTCAAAGTCAGCAGCACCAAGAGGATAATGGAACACCATACTCAGCAAAGAAAGACAACATCACAATTTTCAGAAGCGTGAAGGCTGTTGATAAGTTGTTGTGCTCCATAATTGATCTTGGAACAG GGTTTGAAGGAGAAGGCAAGACCTATTTTTCCGTTGCTGTCGATTCA ATTAGCTCTATGCTAAGGCATGCTTCAGTACAATCAATCTCTGGCCTTCTTAGTAATCTTCGAAGCCATG ATCAGATATCATCAATACTCTGGCTAATGCATTCAGATCTCCATGAACCCAAGTTTTCCCGAGCTTTCGAATGTCTTTCTACCATGGTTGCTTCTGTAAAACCAGAAGTTGTAGATTCTGTATATGGAGAAGAACGTATCGGGAACATATCTTTCCTTGAGCATAACTATTCTAAAGCAAAGTTCCATGTTCGCCTGAAACGAAGGAATGGACGGGTGAAGCATCTT TATGAGGAGTTACATGTTGAGGGATATGATGTAAAAATTATTTCTATTTCTTCTGTAAGTACAGAAGTGAACCAAAGTCTACTGCCTAAG GTTCAGTTCAATCTTGAGCTGTCAGAAAAGGAACGAAGTGACAGGGCAAAGGTTGTTCTTCCTTTCGAGCATCAAG GAAAGGATGAGCCAATTCGTATATATGATGGACGGCGATCTCTCCCTGAGGCCCCGCTAGATCCCAACTTAACTACAAAACCTCCCCTTGATGAAATAAAAGCTCCTAAACCTGCAACTGCGAAGGGTGAAATTCATTACATCCGTGACTCTGATGATGAGCGACCTGACTCAGATGAAGACCCGGATGACGATCTGGATATCTAG
- the LOC100836001 gene encoding yrdC domain-containing protein, mitochondrial — protein MKACARAAGERLPLVRPSARQPLAHSFVKVGTLASQHETKCVVSCSIGVSENRAHRIELRAEHILPATEDHVVKAIDAINRGQVIAVPTDTIYGFACDACSAEAVNRIYEIKGRIHTRPLAICVSDVPDISRFAVVDHLPHGLLHSLLPGPVTVVLKRGENSILERSLNPGLDSIGVRVPNLDFIRSIARGAGSALALTSANLSGRPSSVNVKDFGDLWPNCSYVFDGGILPSGRAGSTIVDLITPGVYKILRDGSSRDETTAVLGQFGFVEV, from the exons atgaagGCGTGCGCTAGAGCGGCGGGGGAGAGGCTCCCGCTGGTTCGTCCCTCGGCCAGGCAACCGCTGGCTCATAG CTTTGTTAAGGTCGGTACATTAGCATCTCAACACGAGACAAAGTGTGTAGTGTCCTGCTCAATTGGGGTGTCAGAAAACAGGGCACACAGAATAGAATTAAGGGCAGAACACATTCTCCCAGCAACGGAAGATCATGTCGTGAAAGCAATCGACGCAATCAACAGGGGGCAAGTGATCGCGGTGCCCACTGATACAATATACGGGTTTGCTTGTGATGCATG TTCTGCAGAAGCAGTAAACCGGATATATGAGATCAAAGGGCGCATACATACACGTCCTCTGGCAATCTGTGTTTCTGATGTCCCAGACATATCACGGTTTGCTGTAGTGGATCACTTGCCCCATGGGTTGCTTCATAGTCTACTTCCTGGTCCAGTCACTGTTGTTTTAAAACGAG GTGAAAATAGTATACTTGAGAGATCACTTAATCCTGGTCTGGACAGCATTGGTGTTCGTGTACCAAATTTGGATTTCATACGGTCCATTGCTCGTGGTGCTGGAAGTGCACTCGCACTTACAAGTGCCAACTTAAGTGGCCGGCCTAGTAGTGTCAACGTCAAAGATTTTGGAGATCTATGGCCGAATTGTTCATATGTCTTTGATGGCGGAATACTTCCTTCTGGACGTGCTGGTTCAACAATTGTTGACCTAATAACACCAGGAGTCTACAAGATATTGAGAGATGGGAG CTCAAGGGATGAAACGACGGCTGTGCTAGGCCAGTTTGGCTTTGTTGAAGTTTAA
- the LOC100835383 gene encoding uncharacterized protein LOC100835383: protein MRALTMEKPAAVFLLVWAAALLNAALMVQSIPYDYSSSSECLAEPLEPHYGGGLIVNPDFNAGLQGWSVFGYGSVGEATSAATGNRYAVARNRTRPYQSVSQKVYLQNDTHYTLSAWLQVSDGSADVIAVVKTAGGGFVHSGGVDARSGCWSILKGGLTAAASGPAELYFESNATVDIWVDNVSLQPFSREEWHAHRVDATKKARKKTVRLRARDNAGQPLPGARMHVEHIRNGFPLGAAMSQEILRNQAYQSWFTKRFTVTTFENEMKWYSTEQAQGREDYSVPDAMVRFARGHGIKVRGHNIFWDDPGTQPGWVRNLSPDQLRRAADRRIKSVMSRYAGKVIAWDVVNENVHFDFYEGKFGWQASPAFYRKAHQIDGGALMSMNDYNTLEQPGDTNCLPSKYLRKLWQIKGFPGNGNAARMAIGLEGHFSAEPNIPYVRAALDAMAQANVPIWVTEIDVQPGPNQAWHLEQVMREVYSHPAVHGIVLWTAWHPQGCYVMCLTDNGFRNLPVGDVVDKLIGEWKTHSHVGVADAEGYYEAELFHGEYKVTVAHPAANSTAVQSLMVDKESDNEYTIHV, encoded by the exons ATGAGAGCCTTGACGATGGAGAAGCCAGCGGCAGTCTTCTTGCTGGTGTGGGCTGCTGCCCTGCTGAATG CTGCTCTCATGGTGCAATCGATTCCTTACGACTACTCGTCAAGCTCCGAG TGCTTGGCTGAGCCGCTGGAGCCGCactacggcggcggcctgaTCGTCAACCCGGACTTCAACGCCGGACTCCAAGGATGGTCCGTCTTCGGGTACGGCAGCGTCGGCGAGGCCACGTCGGCGGCAACGGGCAACCGGTACGCGGTGGCGAGGAACCGGACGCGGCCGTACCAGAGCGTGAGCCAGAAGGTGTACCTGCAGAACGACACGCACTACACCCTGTCAG CTTGGTTGCAGGTTAGCGATGGGAGCGCCGACGTGATAGCCGTCGTGaagacggccggcggcggcttcgtccactccggcggcgtcgacgcgAGGTCCGGCTGCTGGTCCATCCTCAAAGGCGGCCtcaccgccgctgcctccgggCCGGCTGAGCTCTACTTCGAG AGCAACGCGACGGTGGACATCTGGGTGGACAACGTGTCGCTGCAGCCGTTCTCCCGAGAAGAATGGCACGCGCACCGAGTGGAcgccacgaagaaggcccggaAGAAGACGGTGCGGCTCCGCGCCCGGGACAACGCCGGCCAGCCGTTGCCGGGCGCGCGGATGCACGTGGAGCACATCCGGAACGGGTTCCCGCTGGGCGCGGCCATGAGCCAGGAGATCCTGCGCAACCAGGCCTACCAATCCTGGTTCACCAAGCGGTTCACGGTGACCACCTTCGAGAACGAGATGAAGTGGTACAGCACGGAGCAAGCGCAAGGGCGCGAGGACTACTCCGTGCCGGACGCCATGGTCCGCTTCGCCAGGGGCCACGGCATCAAAGTGCGCGGCCACAACATCTTCTGGGACGACCCGGGCACGCAGCCCGGCTGGGTGCGCAACCTCAGCCCGGACCAgctccggcgcgccgccgaccgGCGGATCAAGTCCGTCATGTCGAGGTACGCGGGGAAAGTGATCGCGTGGGACGTGGTGAACGAGAACGTGCACTTCGACTTCTACGAGGGCAAGTTCGGGTGGCAGGCATCGCCGGCCTTCTACAGGAAGGCGCACCAgatcgacggcggcgcgctcATGTCCATGAACGACTACAACACGCTGGAGCAGCCCGGGGACACCAATTGCCTGCCGAGCAAGTACCTGCGCAAGCTGTGGCAGATCAAGGGGTTCCCCGGGAACGGGAACGCCGCCAGGATGGCCATCGGGCTGGAAGGACACTTCAGCGCGGAGCCCAACATCCCTTACGTGCGCGCCGCGCTGGACGCCATGGCGCAGGCCAACGTGCCCATCTGGGTGACCGAGATCGACGTGCAGCCGGGGCCGAACCAGGCGTGGCACCTGGAGCAGGTGATGAGGGAGGTGTACTCGCACCCGGCCGTGCACGGGATCGTGCTCTGGACGGCGTGGCACCCGCAGGGATGCTACGTCATGTGCCTCACTGACAACGGGTTCAGGAACCTCCCCGTCGGCGACGTCGTCGACAAGCTCATCGGCGAGTGGAAGACGCACTCGCACGTCGgcgtcgccgacgccgagggTTACTACGAGGCGGAGCTGTTCCATGGGGAGTATAAGGTCACCGTCGCACACCCGGCGGCCAACTCTACCGCCGTGCAGAGCCTGATGGTTGACAAGGAGTCGGACAACGAGTACACGATACACGTCTAA
- the LOC100836308 gene encoding uncharacterized protein LOC100836308 gives MLDDVLEKNLEIVRTPCLNLADPMEIDGVIKLFKKAPPGIRIEDIDKYHVQLKRPRILPWSEIDEKSKKFRHMLQSVVVDGDDVLVSAKEASQISLAKLEARETAAKAKAKREEERVKELKKVRGEKWLPSIARQMKKEKALEQRK, from the exons ATGTTGGATGATGTGTTAGAGAAAAACCTTGAAATTGTCAGAACTCCTTGCTTGAACTTGGCTGACCCTATGGAAATAGATGGAGTGATAAAATTATTCAAGAAGGCACCACCTGGCATCAGAATTGAGGACATAG ACAAATACCACGTGCAACTCAAGAGACCCAGAATTCTGCCTTGGTCTGAGATTGACGAGAAATCAAAGAAG TTCAGGCATATGCTTCAGtctgttgttgttgatggTGACGACGTACTTGTTTCCGCAAAAGAAGCATCCCAGATTTCATTGGCCAAACTGGAAGCTAGAGAAACTGCAGCAAAGGCCAAAGCCAAGAGGGAGGAAGAACGGGTGAAGGAGCTGAAGAAGGTCAGGGGAGAGAAATGGCTTCCTTCTATTGCTAGACAAATGAAG AAAGAAAAAGCTTTGGAGCAACGGAAGTGA